TTGTGCATGTTATTGTAACCGAGAAACGCACAGCGCTTAGAGCGAAACGCAAGTTTGCATGCATTATAGGGCCGGAGGTTTGGCCAACAAGCACAACCAAAGACCCTCAACATGGAGTTGTCTGGCTGCTCATGAAATACGCGATGTAGAGGTGTATCATACTGAAGAAGTTTGGTAGGAGTGCAATTAATGAGATAAGCCGCAGCTAAGAATGCTTCGTCCCAAAATTTCAAGGGCACAAAAGCTGTGGAAAGCAAGGAAAGGCCAACCTCAACAATGCGGCGGTGCTTTTGTTCAGCCGCCCCATTCTGTTGATGGGCATGAGGGCAAGACACGAGATGAGTGATCCCAACCTTGCGAAAGAAAGAATTTAGTTTTTTATATTCACCCCCTAGTCAGTTTGCATAGATATCATCTTGCGATCAAAGCATCGTTCAACAAGAGATTGAAATTCATGAAAGACTTGAAACACCTCAGATTTATGCTTAAGAAGGTAAATCCAAGTAAATTTGCTAAAATCGTTGATGAAACTCTCATAATATTGCTTTCTTGCAACAGAATCAGGAGCATGATCCCAAACATCAGAGAAAATTAAATCTAAAGGTAATTGCAACTCACTAGTCGAATGAGGATAGGGGAGCTGATGGCTCTTTGCTTGTTGACAAGCATCACACACAGACTCTATTAAAATCTCTAGAACAAGGAAGCTTATTCTCACTAATGACTCTGAACAATTGGAAAAGTTGGATGGCCCAGACAACTATGCCACCTAGATGTAGATGGCTTGACCACGCTAAATGCTTCCTTGTGCGGCATGGGAAGAGGGTAGAGGCCACCTTTACATTGGCCTTCCAAAATTGTTCTCGTGGCCTGATCCTTGATCAAGAAAAAATTAGGGTGAAATTCAAGGAAAGCATGATTATCATTAGCGAGGTGATGAATGGATACTAAATTTTTGTGGGCTTGGGGAACATGAAGGATGTTTTTAAGGTGTAGATTGCGATTAGGAGTACGAACAATAGCATGACCAATGTGGTTAATGTTCATATTTGCTCCGCTGGCAGTGCAGATTTGATCATTGCCGTTATACTTGTCGTGGACGGTCAACTTATCAAGCTTGCTGGTGATGTGGTCAGTAGCCCCCGTGTCGGTGTACCAGTTGGTGTCGATGCCATAGGAGCTGGTGGCGGCATTGATGTTCCTCTCATCAGGAACAAAGTCGGGGTCGAAGCGATGCTAGAAGGTCTATGCCCCTCCTTGAAGCACACCTGGCATGTACCATTGTACCTTGGCTTCTTTCCTTTGGAGCTGTTTTGGTCACCGGTGTTGCTGCGCCCTTGATCACCATTGCCCTAACCCCATGGGCCAGGACCTCCACGaccacgtcctcctcctccccgggtGAACCCGCCATGCCCCCTGGATGCAGAGTTCACCGAGGATTGGGAGTCCCCTTGCTATAGCTCAAGGCGGCTCTCAAAGCTCATGAGCTGAGATTGAAGCTTGGTGAAGGAGACCAGTTCCACCTGAGCGACCAGGGCCGACACAAGAGGATTGTACTCCATGTCAAGCCCTAGAAGGATGCTAGCGCAGAGCTCATCTTCCCCAAGAGGTTTTCCAGCCGCCGCCATCTCATATGCAAGCAGCTTCATCTTGTTCACGTATTCAGTAGCAGTCATGTTAACTTTCTTGGTCGTAGCAAGGGCAATTCGTGTGTTGATTGCCCGCGCCCCTTTTTGGGAGGAGAAGATCTCCTCCACCGTGGACCACAGCTGTGCTGCAGTTGTTGCCGTGCTAACTTGGGACAGCATGTCGCGCGAGATGGTGGTCAGCAGGTAGCTCAGAACCTGCTGATCTTGCACGATCCACTTGGCGTATTCCGGGTTTGGACTCTTCACGACCTTGTCTCCAGCCTTGGCGTCAACCTCTTGCGGTGGACGGGCGATGGTGCTGTCAAGGAAGCCCTCAAGCTGAGCACCACGGATCGCTGGAAGAACTTGCATCTTCCTGAGGTCAAGATTGTTCTTGCCAAGCTTCTCGGAGATCTGGAGACCACACAGTGGCGCGACGGAGGAAGCGCCGGAGCTTGCCATCTAATCTAAGATGTATTTTGGAGGTTGGCTCTTGGTACCATGTAAAACTCTATGGAAGCGTTGAACCCTCTCGGGCCGCTCTACGTGTTTATATAGAGGTGAAAACAATCTTCACCGTGGTTTACAAGACACCAATGCAACAACCTGGCCGATATCCCTAGATACAAAGATATCTACATTATCTCTAGTAACTAACAGCTCTAGGTTGTTGCAATCGTGTGTAGAGATAAGATTACATTGTTTACAGGATCTATAGTTCCTTTTCCCTTTGCTCTCTTATTCGGTTGGCAGTTCCCTTGCTGGTCTTGTTTGGATTTTATTTCTATCCATATCCACCATGATAAAAGAAGAGGATACCAAACATTGCATTGTGCTGTGATACTTCAGATTTACACCTCTAGGGGTGTTTCTCTCATGACAACTAAGCATACTACAAAATTTGTGTATTTCGGTGTTTACGATATACAGTTCAGTGAGAAAACAAATACTATCTTTTGGCTTTAGAGTGGCAACGAACTTCGTAATCTTTACAAGTAGGGTAAGAGTGTGGCCTATGATCAGAAGCCAATAGGAAGTCATCTAATTAACATTGTCATGTTTACTAAAATGCTGGCCGTCCGTGTCATTTTTTTACACGTGTATGAGTTCAGGAATGAGCATTTGCTGGTCAGTAAATATTTATGTGTGCTACAGCCAGGATGCTTTGGCATTCTCTTTGTGCATTAACCCATACACTTTTTGCAAAGAGGTACGCGCTCCCAATGGGCACTATTTCCTACGCATTAATCTTTGCTTATAGGATTACACTGTAAGATTTATCAGTTTATAATCAATACATTggattttgttttcttcttaccttaacaaatgtttttttttctggcttAGCTACCATATGCTCAGAATTATAATCTGCTTCCTGAACAAATGCGACAAAATATGACATTCTCATTTACTATGATTCTTCGTAACCTGATGCTATGAATTTGTTGTTACTAGGTTCATCAATGCCCAGCTTAAGATGATGAGTGCTTTTCTTAGGACAACCAATGTGGCAGAGGGGAATGCTGAGGTGTTGAAGGCTTACCTGGAGCTAATACGTGACTTGGCATATGACACTGAAGATTGTCTTGAGGAGTTTATGGTTTCGATCAAGCATCCAAGCATGTTGCAGCAATGCTTCAACTTGGGAGCACGCCATCGTATTGCCATCAAGATACGGGCAATCAAGCAAAGAATCCAAGAGCTAAATCAAATGAGGAAGATGTACAATCTGATCCAGCTTACAGATACCATTTCCGATGACATGAAAGGAGATTTCCAGGTGACACGAAATTTTGCGGCTCTGTACATCCAAGAAGCGCAGCTTGTTGGCTTTCAGAGGCCAAAGGTTGAGCTCCTAGAGATGACATCTAGCAAGACTGATGGTCGGAAGGTTGTCTCAATTGTTGGCATGGGTGGTCTTGGGAAGACAACTCTTCCTAAAAAGGTATACGACAGCAAGGAGCTCCATGAAAGATTTGTTAATTTTGCTTGGATTACTGTTTCACAGTCCTTTAGCATCATGGAGATCCTCAAGGATCTAATCAAACAACTTTTGGGGGAAAATTCGCTGGAAGATTTGTTGAAAAAACACCAAGGTGTCACTTTGCTAGGGAAACATTGCACTGATCTCCTAAGAGAACAACTCGAGGGGAAAAGGTATTTTGTTGTTCTTGATGATTTGTGGACCATTGAAGCCTGGAACTCAATCCAGTTTGCTTTCCCAGAGCATAGCAGTGAACTTGGTTGTGTAGTAGTGACTACACGAATCACTGAAGTAGCACAAGTGTGCAGTTTCCCCTACCCTAAACTTATCCACCACCTTAAAGCCCTGGAGGAAAAAGATGCTAAAGAGCTGCTCCTATAAAAAAGGTACATGAACCAAAGAATGCAGATGAAGATAAAATATTAGACGAGATGCTGAAGAAATGTGGAGGGTTGCCACTAGCTATTGTGACAATTAATAGGCGGCCTCCTTGCTAATAAAGGCATAAACGACTGGAAAAGTTTGCGTGACCAATTACCATCACAACTTGCTAGAGGTGACCCTAGTGTTGAAGCTCTGAAGCAAGTGGTGACTTTAAGCTACAATCATTTGCCATCTCATCTCAAACCATGCTTTCTATATCTCAATCTCTTTCCAGAAGATTTTGAGATCAGTAGGAGGCACTTAGTAAATAGGTGGATAGCTGAAGGTTTTATTTCAATTGGTACTGCTCAGGCAACACTTGAAGATTTTGCTGATAATTATTTCTACGAACTGATCAGCAGAAGCATGATTCAACCATCCAAGTTAGATGTTCAAGGAAATGTGAAAACCTGCAGAGTTCATGATATTGTGCATGATATTGCAGTGACAATTTCAAGACAGGAGAACCATGTATTATTAGTTGATGAACAAACCAGAACCGCTGCCTTGACAAAAGAAAGCATCCGGCATGTATCATGCTTTGGCACCAGGAAATGGAACGGCATGGATTTAAGCCGGGTTCGATCTTTTACTTTGTTCAGTGAACCTGCTCGGGGGCCAATAGCCCCACTTTGTTTGCCCCAGCTGAAGATGTTGAGGGTTCTGGATCTCAAAAATGCCAGATTCAAAGCAAGGCAACAGGACATTGAAATCATAGGATTGTTGCTACACTTGAAGTACTTCCATTTCCATAGCGAATCAAGTGTTTATACTCTTCCAGGATCCATGGGAAATCTTCATGGCTTGCAAACTCTGGACATACGGAAATCAAATTTTGCATCCCTACCAACAGAAATCACTAAACTTCAAGATCTTCGCAGTCTCCGGTGTAGCAGGATACGTCGTGCATATTTTGATATAAGTGCACCTAAAGAATTCTTGAGGGACGTCTTTTCCTTAATAAACTTATGTGGTGGTGCACCTAAAGAATTcaaaggattttctagctgctGGTCTGATTCATCTGGCATTAGGGTGCCACGAGGAATGGGGAGCTTAAGAGAGCTGCAAATACTAGAGAAAGTAGATATTGAGAGAACAAGTAGGAAAGCAATTAAAGAGCTGGGGGAACTAACTCAGCTGAGGAAGTTAGttgtgagagggagaggggacTCCAATAAAAAGTGCAAGGCATTCTGTGGGGCTGCAGAGAAGCTGTCGTCCCTTCGTTCGCTCAATGTAGGTACGAAGGAGCCGCTTGAAGAGGCTGGGGTGCTGGATATGTTAGTTTCTTTTACATCCCCTCTCCCGTGTCTTGAGCGGCTCAAATTGAAGGGGCTCCTTCAGCAGGTACCTGCTTGGGTTGGTGAATGTGTGAGCCTGGTGAAGATTGACTTGAAGTGTTGTAAGCTCAAGGAACTGGGGGCCTTGGCTCAATTGCCTAACTTGATCCAACTACGACTTTTGGAAGATGCGTATGATGCAGAGAAATTGGTGTTCTGCAGGGATGCATTCCCAAAACTGAGGATCCTAAGTCTACATTATTATAATTGTGCACTGAGGGAGGTGACGTTCGAGCAGAGCACCTCACCTAACATGGAAACAATAGACATCAAGTATTGCGACTTGGCATCAGGAATCAATGGTATCGAGAACCTTCCAAAACTCAAGGAGGTCTATATTCAGGGTGGTATATTGGCGAAGCAAGATATGCTAAAAGAGGAAGCGGGTAGACACAGGAATCACCCCGTGCTGCAAATTCAGGGCTGACGTCGTCCAACAACTGAAGAGTCTGAGGTGAAGGTGTAAGTTACAGAGTCCATTTCTGAACAAGGGGAGAGCTCGCAGTCTTGATCTGGATTCCATGACGCCATccatcctcctcgtcatccttgACAATCCACAACAGGTCAGCCCTGACTCCTGCACATCGCCTGGACGTTATTCTTCATCCAGAAACATCACTCCATTGAATTGCGGTACCTCGTGCCGTTTTCACTGTTCCATCAAATGTATCGTTGTATCCTGTGCTTGCTTACTGTTTGTGTGTAATAATCTGGCCAGAAGACTTGTTAACTCTATTCCACTGCTTGCATGCTCGTGTCTGTAATAGTCACAACCGTTGTTCTGTCTGTCTGTATATGCGTACAGCCAGTGGTGCTCGGCCTTGTGTGTAAACAATCAACAGACATTTTATTTGTGAATCTATGTGTGTTCTTTGTCATAGATCATCGCAAAGTAGTGCAGTGTTGGTGTATACATGTCACCTAGAAACTATTGTGTTGAAACACATGCTGCTGGAGATTTCCAATCGATTTGTTTCTTCTGACACGACAGTGTTCGTTTTCGTGCATGAAGTTTGGCACCTGAAACTCTGTCCCGATCATTAAAACAGAGGTGCAAACAGTACTGAGCTTGCTCTGCATCACCCTCAACGGCTCAACCTCAACCATGCATTCCGATATCTCAGGCCGGCTGCTACCCCACGAGAACTTGACAGCACGCGTAGAATGTGCAACGATTATTATTGGCCGAGACTACCGTGGCTGTACTGTTGTTGTATCCTTCTGTGGGCATTGCCGTGTCACGTACTCACGTGGTATTAGTTAGGTGCAGTTACCTTCGTGAAAACTGAAGAGGAAAAACAGCTGCCATTATTCTACTCCGGTGGCGCCAGGCACGTCACTCCCAAACAGGAGTTCACTACTCACCTTGATCATCCCATTGTTTTCTCTTACAAAGATAGAACCCAAGCCTACAGCTTCATCCTTCACAAATTCAGGGCTAAATTGACAGGGATCAAAGCAAACAAGCTTAATCATGCAGGTAGAATTACTTATATCAATTCTGTGTTAGCTTCCATTCCCATTTACTATATGCAGAATATTCTTTTTTCTAAAACTTTCACTGAGAAGACCAATTCCATACTTCGTCGCTTCTGGTGGCAAGGGGTTCAAGATGAGGATTCTTCTAAGCCCTTTCACTTCAGATCTTGGGATGGCATTTGCCAACCTAAAGCTATTGGAGGTCTGGGAATTAGAAATATACATTCTGTCAACAAAAGTTTGGTGCTACACTCTGCTTGGTTAGTAGCCTCTAATAAAGATCCTTTTCTCACATCTGTTCTCAAAGCCAAATGTTTTCACAATTCTTCTTTTTGGCAATCACCTTAGCATGGCCCTAGGTCTGCCTTCTGGTCCTCCATCCTTCAGGTTAAACATCACTTGTATCAACAATCTATTATCTAGATTCACAGTGGCAACTCTAATATTTGGAAAACATTCATGATCAGCTAATTATTCCTTCAGTTCCTACTCAGTTACCCAATACTGTTTCTGATCTCTGGAGCTCTCAGACCTCCTCTTGGAATCTGGATATTTTCAACTCCACCTTCCAACAAAGAGCTGCTACCTCCATTCTTCAGACAGACAAAGTGCTTTCTTCTGATTCTGATCTTCTTTGTTGGAAACCTTCTGTTCAGGGAATCTGCTCTAGTAAAGAAGCTTACAAATACCTCTCTTCACAAACCGTTCGCTCCCTCCCGAATCAGGGACCTCGTAGCATCTCTTCTGTCCTTTTAAGTATTCTGGATAAAATTTGGAAGCACAAAATCATCCCTCCTCGCATCAAAGCTTTCTCTTGGAGGTTGATCAGGCACTCTCTTGCTACAGGTCTTAGAGCTGGTACCTTTAGTTCTAGAATTGACAAAACTTGCAAATGTTGTGGGCATGATGAATCTGATTTCCATCTCTTTTTTGAGTGTGATTTTGCCAGAGCTGTTTGGTTCTCTGCAGATCCTCCTCTGAGAACAGATCGGCTGTCCCCTGAACCTGATGGTCTCCAACATACTTTAGCTACAATTCTAACAAATAATTTCTCAGATGACCTTTTGCAGCAAATTTTTACCAGGCTGTGGTACCTTTGGAGAGCAAGAAATGATTTCAGATTTAACAACAAAAAATGGTCTGTTAGCAGAGTTAACTATGAGACTCAAGCTGACATTGCTACTTCACTTTTATATGCTCCTATCTCCACTCAGTCAGGAAATCACACTTCTCAGCCGGGCGGTGCATCCTCCTCTGCTCATCAGACCCTTCATCAGGTTCCTTCGTTTTCTGTTGCTGTGCAGGGTTCTCCCAGGCGATCGGATCAGCAGGCAATCAATATGGCGTTCACAGATGCAGCACTTCGTCCTGATGGTACAAGTACCTCTTCTACATTTGCAGGTTTGGGAGTTGTTTTGGACCTCAAGGTTTCACCACATCGATGCCGCCTTCACATTCATGCAAAAGCTTTGGTGGATTCGGTTCTCATGGTAGCCAATGCTCTGCAGGTTCAATGTATTTCTTTGGCATCTGACTGTCAGCAAGCAGTGTCACTTCTACAGCAGGATTACGCGCCTACTCCTTGGAGGCTTAGGCCATGGCTATCTCAATTTCAGGTTCTCCGATCCAACACAAGCATTCAAGTGATAAAAATCTCAAGACAAGAGAATGGTGCTGCACACTGTCTGGCTGCTCAGGCAAAAGCTGTGACCTCTCAAAGTACCTGTAGTTTATCTTGTACCACGCAGTCGCATGTTCAAGGTTGTGCTGTTCTTAGAGCACTTCAGTCTGTATCCTGGGGTCAGTTTGACCTCATAAATGTACTCTGCTTTTAACGGATGAATATGAATGCaagttataaaaaaaaaaggagttcgTTCGACTCTTGGACTATGCCAGCTATCGCAGGGAATACCGCCATCTGGGCACTGATCCTCACagtctctccttttctttttttgcagttTTTCTTGTGCAATTTTTTGTGTTTGAGGGTCAACGTTGTAGTGGTGTCACAGATCCACAATACTCTTTTTCTTGTGTGCTATACACAACTGACCAGAAATATGGTGCCAGCGCTGCTCATTTCCTGATTCATCTCTTCTTGTTTGGCTTGTACACTATAGTTATCGTCCATTCAGTACTTACTTGAATTTTGATATACGTCTGCAGAAATTTTCTAAGTTTCCACCTAAATATGAAATCAGGGCAAAGTTTTCAACAGTAGTATACATGGCCAAACGTGCGGCACGAGGCCCAGCACAATTTGGCCCCGCACTAGCACGATCCGGCCCGGTTAAGGACAGGACCGGACCAGCATGGCCTGATATGCTGGGCCAAACTTGGGCCACTACCGAGGCACATGGGTCGGCACGAGCATGGCCTGTTTAATTGGCTGGCCCGATTGGCCTGCCATATCTCCCCTGACCCATATAAACCCAGCCCCCAACTAATCCTATCATATACATACGTGAGAATGCAATATGTATATGTAAGATGTAATTTGTCTAAATGTAACAAACTTGTGATGTATAATGCATACGTGAGATGCGCTTGTGCTAAACATGTGATGTATATGGTGTGGTGTGGTCGGAATGGGCTAATGGGTGGCACAGCCCGCTGGGCTTGTTGGCCTAacgggctggcccggcacgaTTAGGATCTCCAAGGGACGGGCCTGGGCCAATGAGCCGGCACAGCGGGCAGCCCGGTCCAGCTTGCCACTGTGGCCGGCCTGATACATGTTGTGCCAGGCCCGACCGGACCGCCCGTTTGGCCCTTGTATAACCTGTAGACCCGAGTTTCCTGATTGATGTCTTCTTTCCTTGGACATTAATCTTATCTTCATCCAATACTTATTTTACTTTGTGATATATGTCATCAGAAAATTAGGTAAATTCCCTCTGTACTATAGGCAAAGGTACGTTAAGATAACCGAGAACCTGAAAAGTATTCGGATGTGCAGCTATACAAGCCATTTGGAACAGAGGATCGGCCAACAGCAGAAAAATGGGCGGCCGGCGGAGCTCCAGCACGGCCGCCGTGGTTGTTGCATTGTGCGGTGCAGGTTCGGTGGCGCGCCACGTTATTAATAATGACCCACAGCACGGAAGCTATCCGCACGGGTCTACCCCACAGCGACCGCTGCAACCACCACTGCCTCGCCGGGAGCAGGTAGCAGGTGTTGGATTCCATCGCGTCCTCGTCGGCGATGCCGACCTCCGGCGACCACTCCGGCGCCCGGCCGCACGTCGTCCTTCTCCCGAGCGCCGGCATGGGCCACCTGGTCCCGTTCGGCCGCCTGGCCGTCGCGCTGTCGGCGGGCCACGGCTGCGACGTCTCCGTCGCCGCGGTGCTCCCCACCGTGTCCTCCGCGGAGGCCAGGCACCTCGAGGCGCTCTTCGCCGCGGCGGACCCGGCCGTGCGCCGCCTCGACTTCCGCCTGGCGCCGTTCGACGCGTCCGAGTTCCCCGGCGCCGACCCCTTCTTCCTCCGCTTCGAGGCCATGCGCCGCTCCGCGCCGCTGCTGGGACcgctcctcgccaccgccggcgcgtcCGCGGTCGTCACGGACATCGTGCTGGCCTCCGTCGTCCTGCCTGTCGCTAGGGAGTGCGGCGTCCCGTGCTACGTCCTGTTCACTGCCTCCGCCGCGATGCTCGCCTTCTGCGCCCACTTCCCCGGCTACCTGG
Above is a genomic segment from Setaria viridis chromosome 4, Setaria_viridis_v4.0, whole genome shotgun sequence containing:
- the LOC117851665 gene encoding disease resistance protein Pik-2, with the translated sequence MAETALSMAATLVRSALGVASAAARQEVGLLLGVHDDIGFINAQLKMMSAFLRTTNVAEGNAEVLKAYLELIRDLAYDTEDCLEEFMVSIKHPSMLQQCFNLGARHRIAIKIRAIKQRIQELNQMRKMYNLIQLTDTISDDMKGDFQVTRNFAALYIQEAQLVGFQRPKVELLEMTSSKTDGRKVVSIVGMGGLGKTTLPKKVYDSKELHERFVNFAWITVSQSFSIMEILKDLIKQLLGENSLEDLLKKHQGVTLLGKHCTDLLREQLEGKRYFVVLDDLWTIEAWNSIQFAFPEHSSELGCVVVTTRITEVAQVCSFPYPKLIHHLKALEEKDAKELLLIGGLLANKGINDWKSLRDQLPSQLARGDPSVEALKQVVTLSYNHLPSHLKPCFLYLNLFPEDFEISRRHLVNRWIAEGFISIGTAQATLEDFADNYFYELISRSMIQPSKLDVQGNVKTCRVHDIVHDIAVTISRQENHVLLVDEQTRTAALTKESIRHVSCFGTRKWNGMDLSRVRSFTLFSEPARGPIAPLCLPQLKMLRVLDLKNARFKARQQDIEIIGLLLHLKYFHFHSESSVYTLPGSMGNLHGLQTLDIRKSNFASLPTEITKLQDLRSLRCSRIRRAYFDISAPKEFLRDVFSLINLCGGAPKEFKGFSSCWSDSSGIRVPRGMGSLRELQILEKVDIERTSRKAIKELGELTQLRKLVVRGRGDSNKKCKAFCGAAEKLSSLRSLNVGTKEPLEEAGVLDMLVSFTSPLPCLERLKLKGLLQQVPAWVGECVSLVKIDLKCCKLKELGALAQLPNLIQLRLLEDAYDAEKLVFCRDAFPKLRILSLHYYNCALREVTFEQSTSPNMETIDIKYCDLASGINGIENLPKLKEVYIQGGILAKQDMLKEEAGRHRNHPVLQIQG